From Denitrovibrio acetiphilus DSM 12809, the proteins below share one genomic window:
- a CDS encoding nucleoside recognition domain-containing protein, whose translation MIKSIIAVVKETVDICVPLFRILVPMIVVIKILQETGLVSLLGKILTPLMFITGLPGEMGLAWASALATNMYGGVIIFATLVKDVDMTVAQTTVFASMILMAHAFPVELQISKQAGTRFRAMFLFRFGSALIFGALLNVFYKSFNLLQQPVSTFYSPAQRENTLLSWAYGEIVNLGYIALIIFTLVVLMKIFKKIGLIKFINMLCRPLLKLMGIGEQAAYVTVVGFTLGLTYGSGLIIKEAKSGSMSHKDIFFSLGFMGICHSMVEDTILMLAIGADFFGIFVLRTVFSVLFVAVLVRLSAGIPEKFFYRWLFMNK comes from the coding sequence ATGATAAAATCAATTATTGCTGTTGTGAAAGAAACAGTAGACATATGTGTCCCGCTTTTCAGAATACTCGTACCGATGATAGTTGTTATAAAGATTCTTCAGGAGACCGGGCTGGTGAGCCTGCTTGGAAAGATTCTTACACCTCTTATGTTTATAACAGGGCTTCCCGGTGAGATGGGGCTTGCATGGGCAAGCGCTCTTGCCACGAACATGTACGGTGGTGTTATTATCTTTGCCACTCTTGTGAAAGATGTGGATATGACTGTCGCCCAAACTACAGTTTTTGCTTCTATGATACTCATGGCACATGCTTTTCCTGTTGAGCTTCAGATATCAAAACAGGCCGGAACCCGTTTCAGAGCTATGTTCTTATTTCGTTTCGGTTCTGCCCTGATATTCGGTGCTCTGCTTAATGTTTTTTATAAGTCTTTTAACCTTCTTCAGCAGCCTGTCAGCACCTTCTATTCCCCTGCTCAGCGTGAAAACACGTTACTGAGCTGGGCATATGGCGAGATCGTGAATCTGGGGTACATTGCTCTGATCATCTTTACTCTGGTTGTTCTGATGAAGATATTCAAAAAGATAGGCTTGATTAAGTTTATCAATATGCTGTGCAGACCTCTTCTGAAACTTATGGGAATAGGCGAGCAGGCGGCGTATGTGACAGTGGTCGGCTTTACTCTGGGGCTGACATACGGCAGCGGACTGATTATCAAAGAAGCGAAGTCGGGCAGTATGAGCCATAAAGATATATTTTTCAGTCTTGGTTTCATGGGGATCTGCCACTCTATGGTAGAAGATACAATTCTGATGCTGGCTATAGGCGCGGACTTCTTTGGTATATTCGTTCTTCGTACAGTTTTTTCAGTTCTTTTTGTAGCAGTTCTTGTCCGGCTTTCTGCGGGCATTCCCGAAAAATTCTTTTACCGCTGGCTGTTTATGAACAAGTAA
- a CDS encoding chemotaxis protein CheW has translation MSNLQPIGELDYDDNEQREGMEVIQLVGLKLGEEEYAIDILKIQEIIRTVEITSVPRTEGFVLGVMNLRGKVIPVIDLRIRFSLDKMDFDKETRIIVVRFETENIGFVVDEVTEVIRINKSMVEPTPPLVGTVGQEYILGICKYAERLIILLDIDSVVSDDKNIESDLKKTILGQVALPSAEQNYQQIASAVEKEYAEPEDSGQNAIGTDTQGEDAIEEGSADDDVGASIDDLIALELSKREAETDELNKKKHEEEAAQADSKKKPEAVDNLSCDLDDILNDALNQSGSKMESEEGHVEQNELDDLIAIELNKREAETEALKKKKNNN, from the coding sequence GTGAGCAATTTACAACCTATTGGCGAACTTGATTACGACGATAACGAGCAGAGAGAAGGGATGGAAGTCATCCAGCTTGTTGGTCTTAAGCTAGGGGAAGAGGAGTACGCAATTGATATACTCAAAATACAGGAAATTATAAGAACTGTTGAAATCACATCAGTCCCGCGCACAGAGGGTTTTGTTCTCGGCGTAATGAACCTCAGAGGCAAAGTAATCCCTGTTATAGACCTTCGGATAAGATTTTCTCTGGATAAAATGGACTTCGACAAAGAGACCAGAATCATAGTTGTAAGATTTGAAACTGAAAATATAGGCTTTGTTGTTGACGAAGTGACCGAAGTTATACGCATTAATAAAAGTATGGTTGAACCTACCCCCCCACTTGTCGGCACTGTCGGGCAGGAATATATACTCGGCATATGCAAATACGCTGAACGTCTTATCATATTGCTGGACATAGACAGCGTTGTCAGTGATGACAAAAATATCGAAAGTGACCTTAAAAAAACAATTCTCGGACAGGTGGCTCTCCCCTCCGCTGAACAAAACTATCAACAGATAGCATCTGCTGTGGAAAAAGAATATGCCGAACCAGAAGACAGCGGACAAAATGCTATAGGAACAGACACACAGGGAGAAGATGCTATAGAGGAAGGATCTGCTGATGACGATGTGGGTGCTTCCATAGACGACCTCATCGCCCTTGAGCTTTCCAAAAGAGAAGCTGAAACCGATGAACTTAATAAGAAGAAGCATGAAGAAGAAGCTGCACAGGCTGACTCAAAAAAAAAACCTGAAGCAGTAGATAACCTTTCGTGCGATCTGGATGATATCCTTAATGATGCTCTGAACCAGAGTGGAAGCAAAATGGAGTCAGAAGAAGGTCATGTTGAACAAAATGAACTTGATGACCTAATAGCAATTGAACTAAACAAAAGAGAAGCTGAGACAGAAGCTCTCAAAAAAAAAAAAAACAATAACTAA
- a CDS encoding AMP-dependent synthetase/ligase translates to MTVDNRTVFSVFLDACKKYSTNIAYIYRVGEKELEVTYQKLLEDVFILSRTFKKHGIKRGTKVLFISDNRYAWIVTDLAIASLGAILIPRGSDTPLDETRYIAEHSGSKYAIFETETALETANPVIDDLKFKEIFLVEGDGTKRLFSKVHTYNEIMGDRKYTETELDNFMKADVGGIDDIFTIIYTSGTTGYPKGVMLTNRNIMHNLDIIPDLIALKDDDIWLSILPAWHIFEHTVELVAMANGCRLVYSGVKTFSADLEHYKPTIVATVPRVWEALYSKVIATLDKQGGRKLSLFLMLCRASASYNRQLRRLKGHLPEFRKQNIFIKFIKNTGAALKLAALTPLKIIAMKKFKAVQDKFGGRLRLAVSGGGSLPAYLESWLDAIGLRIVNAYGMTECAPAIAGRALNCDVFGTLGPAVPGTEIRIVNEDGDILPAGEEGEIQIQGPQVFPGYYELPEENEHAFTDDGFFRTGDLGMLTLTGELKITGRMKDIIVLANGENIDPTRIESAITMLPFVKDAVLVGQDQKSLAALIIPDFEKMKEHFSKKMGDLAHDVDINSKQMLDSVKKDINKLLSNKQGFKPYEKLQNISFLDKDFKLGEELTNTLKKRRHYIEKKYHEIIKALFK, encoded by the coding sequence ATGACAGTTGACAACAGAACAGTATTCAGCGTCTTCTTAGACGCATGCAAAAAGTACAGCACCAACATTGCTTATATATACAGAGTGGGAGAAAAAGAGCTTGAGGTTACTTACCAGAAGCTTCTCGAAGATGTCTTTATACTATCCCGCACTTTCAAAAAGCACGGTATTAAACGGGGCACAAAAGTTCTTTTTATATCTGACAACAGATATGCATGGATCGTAACCGACCTGGCCATAGCGTCTCTCGGAGCAATACTTATCCCCAGAGGAAGCGACACACCTTTGGACGAAACCCGATACATTGCAGAACATTCCGGAAGCAAGTATGCGATATTTGAAACTGAAACAGCCCTTGAAACAGCCAATCCTGTCATAGATGACCTAAAGTTCAAAGAGATCTTTCTTGTTGAAGGTGACGGAACAAAACGTCTTTTCAGCAAAGTCCATACATATAATGAAATCATGGGAGACAGAAAATATACCGAGACGGAACTTGACAATTTCATGAAAGCTGACGTTGGCGGTATTGACGATATTTTCACTATAATATATACATCAGGCACAACAGGCTACCCGAAAGGCGTAATGCTTACCAACCGTAACATAATGCATAATCTCGACATCATACCCGACCTGATAGCCCTCAAGGATGATGACATATGGCTTTCCATTCTGCCTGCATGGCACATATTTGAGCATACGGTTGAGCTGGTGGCAATGGCAAACGGGTGCAGACTTGTCTACTCCGGCGTCAAAACATTCTCTGCTGACCTTGAGCATTACAAGCCGACAATTGTTGCAACAGTTCCCCGCGTATGGGAAGCTCTCTACTCTAAAGTAATCGCAACACTCGATAAACAGGGTGGCAGAAAGCTCAGTCTCTTTCTGATGTTATGCCGTGCATCCGCATCGTATAACAGGCAGCTGAGACGCCTTAAAGGGCACCTGCCGGAATTCAGGAAACAAAACATATTCATAAAATTCATAAAAAATACAGGTGCAGCACTAAAACTTGCCGCACTGACTCCGCTCAAGATAATAGCGATGAAAAAATTCAAAGCTGTGCAGGACAAATTCGGCGGAAGACTCAGACTTGCAGTCAGCGGAGGCGGAAGCCTGCCTGCATACCTCGAAAGCTGGCTGGATGCCATAGGGCTGCGCATTGTAAATGCATACGGCATGACAGAGTGCGCCCCGGCAATAGCAGGACGTGCGCTTAACTGCGACGTATTCGGCACACTCGGCCCGGCTGTCCCGGGCACTGAGATCAGGATCGTTAACGAAGACGGCGACATACTCCCCGCCGGCGAAGAAGGGGAAATCCAGATACAGGGTCCACAGGTTTTTCCGGGATATTACGAACTCCCCGAAGAGAATGAACACGCTTTCACAGATGACGGATTTTTCCGCACCGGAGACCTTGGAATGCTGACTCTCACCGGAGAGCTTAAAATTACAGGCAGAATGAAAGATATAATAGTGCTGGCAAACGGTGAAAACATCGACCCGACAAGAATAGAGTCAGCCATAACGATGCTGCCGTTCGTAAAAGATGCTGTCCTTGTGGGGCAGGATCAAAAGAGCCTGGCGGCACTGATTATCCCCGACTTTGAAAAGATGAAAGAGCACTTCAGTAAAAAGATGGGGGATTTAGCCCACGACGTCGATATAAACTCAAAACAGATGCTTGACAGCGTTAAAAAAGATATTAATAAATTACTTTCCAACAAACAGGGTTTCAAACCATATGAAAAACTGCAAAACATATCATTTCTGGACAAGGATTTCAAACTGGGAGAAGAACTTACCAACACTTTGAAAAAACGCAGACACTACATCGAAAAGAAATATCATGAGATTATTAAGGCTCTTTTCAAATAA
- a CDS encoding ChaN family lipoprotein, with protein sequence MKRLLAFAILLFLPMGAFAKDYARVAVKIAPETGIINGVMDIGDKKTEFSFDLKDADYNDGHTFVIYRQWLPDIPEGYGVHLYISLPDEYITVTESNRSYQTPAGMRYEFDNPNERITLAFSDQWIKTNTDYNGIGISTYFTGKNQQFSELYISRIKELMDMYVPLLGEYPYSSFNVVEVPYPAGHALTSMTFISGSIIGMPFLTEVSLGYELVHQWLGVGVKADYESGNWAEGLTVYYADKLYAEQKGEGVDYRKNALQSIIANARQNEDGTCLMEFKYNQGRQSQAIGYAKSLMVFSMLENILGKDDFEESVRIFIKSYMHKTAEWEDIIKVMEDTAGVSLTGFINGWLGETAIAEFNVTDAQVNGALNGYSVSFEIKNKYKELEYPLEILVKTEGGETVYEYFYIFGESVNVEIKTESRPVKIVIDPEYKTARMLAESEMTPVLYHMFSKYKKVLFVKPEDERRYASVADTLENIEVVSDSVNPALHSDSILIFAGEGNRAFEKMYRKPVPSFEGDFMVKGYPHPTGVNKMSYLIIGRDADTIKANIPRVNHYRNYSSLVLDGGHQFRKGIDSSDRGIEITLGNELQGVPVQKMLSIKEIVEQNKEKKVFVVGENHNNYAHHENQYEFLKLLKESGADVAVGLEMVQRPFQKYLDAYIKGDISQEEMLVKTEYYDRWRFDFRLYKRIFDYARAHSIPMIALNMEKEITKKISSKGIASLGDDGDKIPADIVYSGGGYKSFLKGIFAMHDMGMEFENFYEAQLIWDETMAESAAKYITANPEKTLIVIAGNGHVRYGRGIPDRLKRRTGLDNVIVVQDDEYKAGIADYILNPDEMGYDESPKIGVAIEDTDSGLLVKEVSEDSYAEKAGVMKDDYITEFNGRKIMKLADIKIALLYTEKGQSYQLKVNRAGEELTFSVSF encoded by the coding sequence ATGAAGAGACTGCTTGCGTTCGCAATACTTCTTTTTCTGCCTATGGGTGCGTTTGCTAAGGACTACGCACGTGTAGCGGTGAAGATAGCTCCGGAGACAGGAATTATCAACGGTGTTATGGACATCGGTGATAAGAAAACCGAATTCTCATTTGATCTAAAAGATGCAGATTATAACGATGGTCATACTTTTGTTATATACAGGCAATGGCTGCCCGATATACCTGAAGGATATGGCGTACACCTTTACATATCCCTGCCTGACGAATACATAACAGTAACAGAGAGTAACAGATCATATCAAACCCCTGCCGGTATGCGCTATGAGTTTGACAATCCGAACGAGAGGATAACGCTCGCCTTTTCCGACCAGTGGATCAAGACTAACACTGATTATAACGGCATAGGTATATCAACTTATTTCACAGGTAAAAATCAACAGTTCAGCGAATTATACATAAGCAGAATAAAAGAACTTATGGATATGTATGTGCCTCTTCTCGGTGAATACCCCTACAGCTCTTTTAATGTAGTGGAAGTGCCGTATCCTGCGGGGCATGCACTAACGTCGATGACTTTTATCTCCGGTAGTATTATCGGAATGCCTTTTCTGACAGAGGTTTCACTTGGTTATGAACTTGTACACCAGTGGCTGGGGGTTGGTGTTAAAGCTGATTATGAAAGTGGTAACTGGGCGGAGGGACTCACTGTTTATTATGCAGATAAACTCTATGCAGAACAGAAAGGTGAGGGTGTAGACTACAGAAAGAATGCCCTGCAAAGTATCATTGCCAACGCCAGACAAAATGAAGACGGCACTTGTCTTATGGAGTTTAAATACAATCAGGGGAGACAGTCGCAGGCTATAGGTTATGCAAAAAGCCTGATGGTGTTTTCGATGCTGGAAAATATTCTGGGCAAAGATGATTTTGAAGAGAGTGTCAGGATATTTATTAAAAGCTATATGCATAAAACTGCTGAATGGGAAGACATTATCAAGGTCATGGAAGATACAGCAGGAGTCAGTCTAACCGGATTTATCAACGGATGGCTTGGTGAAACAGCTATAGCCGAATTTAACGTAACAGATGCTCAGGTTAACGGTGCTCTCAACGGATACAGCGTTAGCTTTGAGATTAAAAATAAATATAAAGAACTCGAATATCCACTTGAAATACTCGTCAAAACAGAAGGCGGAGAAACCGTTTATGAATATTTTTATATTTTTGGCGAGTCTGTAAACGTTGAGATCAAGACAGAAAGCAGACCGGTTAAGATCGTAATAGATCCGGAGTACAAGACTGCTCGTATGCTTGCCGAAAGCGAGATGACACCGGTTCTGTATCATATGTTCAGCAAGTATAAAAAGGTGCTGTTTGTGAAACCGGAAGATGAGAGGAGATACGCTTCTGTGGCTGATACTCTTGAGAATATCGAGGTTGTAAGCGACAGTGTGAATCCTGCGCTCCATTCCGACAGCATCCTTATCTTTGCCGGTGAAGGGAACAGAGCTTTTGAAAAGATGTACCGGAAGCCTGTGCCCTCTTTTGAAGGTGATTTTATGGTCAAGGGATATCCGCACCCCACCGGTGTGAATAAGATGTCTTACCTCATTATTGGCAGAGATGCCGACACGATAAAAGCTAATATTCCCCGTGTAAATCACTACAGAAACTATTCTTCACTTGTTCTCGACGGCGGGCACCAGTTCCGTAAGGGGATAGACAGCTCTGACAGGGGTATTGAAATCACACTTGGAAACGAACTTCAGGGGGTGCCTGTGCAGAAGATGTTATCCATAAAAGAAATAGTAGAACAAAATAAAGAGAAAAAAGTGTTTGTTGTCGGCGAAAATCACAACAACTATGCCCATCACGAAAACCAGTATGAATTTTTAAAGCTGCTTAAAGAATCCGGAGCAGATGTTGCTGTCGGGCTGGAGATGGTGCAGAGACCCTTTCAGAAGTATCTTGATGCATACATAAAAGGTGATATCTCTCAGGAAGAGATGCTTGTTAAGACAGAGTATTATGACAGATGGCGCTTTGATTTCCGTTTGTATAAGCGTATTTTCGATTATGCAAGGGCGCACTCAATACCTATGATAGCCCTTAACATGGAGAAGGAGATAACTAAAAAGATATCATCGAAGGGGATAGCATCCCTTGGGGATGACGGAGATAAAATACCTGCGGATATTGTCTACTCCGGTGGTGGATATAAAAGTTTTCTCAAAGGCATTTTCGCCATGCACGATATGGGTATGGAGTTTGAGAACTTCTATGAAGCGCAGCTCATCTGGGATGAAACTATGGCAGAATCTGCGGCGAAATACATCACTGCCAACCCGGAAAAAACTCTGATTGTAATAGCAGGAAACGGACACGTCCGATATGGCCGCGGGATACCGGACAGACTTAAAAGGCGTACGGGGCTGGACAATGTGATAGTCGTTCAGGACGATGAATATAAAGCCGGAATAGCGGATTATATTCTCAACCCTGATGAAATGGGATATGACGAATCACCTAAAATCGGTGTAGCTATTGAAGACACAGACAGCGGTCTTCTGGTAAAAGAAGTATCCGAGGACTCCTACGCAGAGAAGGCAGGAGTAATGAAGGATGATTATATAACCGAATTTAACGGCAGAAAAATAATGAAGCTCGCAGACATAAAGATTGCGCTTTTATACACAGAAAAAGGTCAGAGTTATCAGTTAAAAGTCAATCGTGCCGGAGAGGAACTCACTTTCAGCGTTTCTTTCTGA
- the ilvA gene encoding threonine ammonia-lyase, translated as MFEDITKAYFRIRKHIKHLPLYYSNNFSERLGGDVYFKLENLQRTGSFKIRGALNCILKHEDKCRNGVIAASAGNHAQGVAFSAKSMGIRAVIVMPEFTPMVKVNSTKGHGAEVILYGESFEDAYKHAVEISEKEGLFFVHPFDDTDVIAGQGSVAYEVLNENPDIDQIVVPVGGGGLVSGVAEYVKGFDSSIKVIGVQASEAAGMVSSLSEGRVVSLSTSSTFAEGIAVKKVGELTLKHCQNCVDELVTVTESEIALGVLEFMERSKLVVEGAGAAPLAAVLAEKIDVKNKTTVLVVSGGNIDVTTINRVINRGMTATGRFMTVSIILRDVPGALTSLSTVISGLQANIHEIVHVRNDMETPVGLSKVNISLETRGYEHIDHIMETLSGIYEVKRLV; from the coding sequence ATGTTTGAAGATATAACAAAGGCATATTTTAGAATCCGTAAACATATCAAGCACCTGCCGCTTTATTATTCTAATAATTTCTCCGAAAGGCTGGGTGGTGATGTCTATTTTAAACTTGAGAACCTGCAGCGTACCGGTTCGTTTAAAATAAGAGGGGCACTCAACTGCATTTTGAAACACGAAGATAAGTGCAGAAATGGCGTTATAGCCGCATCAGCAGGAAATCACGCACAAGGCGTTGCTTTCAGTGCAAAGAGTATGGGGATAAGAGCTGTTATCGTGATGCCCGAATTTACCCCCATGGTCAAGGTGAACAGCACAAAAGGTCATGGGGCAGAAGTCATTCTGTACGGTGAATCTTTTGAAGACGCCTATAAACATGCCGTAGAGATATCTGAAAAGGAGGGGTTGTTTTTTGTCCACCCTTTTGATGATACTGATGTTATTGCTGGTCAGGGGAGTGTCGCCTATGAAGTGCTTAACGAAAACCCTGATATTGACCAGATAGTTGTGCCAGTGGGTGGCGGCGGGCTCGTGTCCGGCGTTGCCGAATATGTGAAGGGATTTGACAGCAGTATAAAAGTTATCGGCGTACAGGCGTCAGAGGCGGCAGGCATGGTCAGCTCACTTTCAGAGGGGCGCGTCGTCAGCTTATCGACTTCCTCGACATTCGCAGAGGGGATTGCCGTTAAAAAAGTGGGCGAGCTTACCCTTAAACACTGCCAGAACTGTGTGGATGAGCTTGTTACAGTTACCGAGAGTGAAATTGCCCTCGGCGTACTTGAATTTATGGAGAGGTCGAAGCTTGTTGTGGAGGGCGCAGGTGCTGCACCTCTTGCGGCGGTACTTGCAGAGAAGATAGATGTTAAAAACAAAACGACTGTTCTGGTCGTTTCCGGCGGCAATATTGATGTTACTACCATAAACCGTGTCATCAACCGTGGCATGACAGCAACGGGAAGGTTTATGACGGTTTCGATAATACTGCGTGACGTTCCCGGGGCTCTGACGTCTCTGAGCACAGTCATAAGCGGACTTCAGGCGAACATACACGAAATAGTCCACGTCAGGAACGACATGGAGACACCTGTGGGGCTTTCTAAAGTCAATATCTCTCTGGAAACAAGAGGGTATGAACACATAGATCATATAATGGAAACTCTGAGTGGTATCTATGAGGTTAAGAGGTTGGTATGA
- a CDS encoding chemotaxis phosphatase CheZ has translation MAEEPTAESSDNIEDLIEAPADNEEININKQQDELLLNDQPEPYLTDEKPEEEATHENLENILPVEAPEEKVEESLLEEIHSEQTAEPSETIQPAEDANPMDELKSISAQTVGSSEDSFDKLKTLSKKIIDGEAVDIGIDLKSEISELLKLILDTKQRVDEIEPTLATSKEHLPNVLSTLESVTESTEDATFSLMENADSLNNFYQEFVEEINDLEDLIYKKDVNNIVRKIEKLENNMEEADKTGFNILHALEFQDITEQKIQKVISSISDIGARLGAILGFIKLKQVQDPTVADDASQDDIDKLLAEFGLD, from the coding sequence TTGGCAGAAGAACCTACAGCAGAATCCTCTGACAATATTGAAGATTTAATAGAGGCCCCTGCGGACAATGAAGAGATCAACATCAATAAGCAGCAGGACGAGCTCCTACTTAATGATCAACCCGAGCCTTACTTAACCGATGAAAAGCCCGAGGAAGAAGCAACACATGAGAATCTTGAAAATATACTACCTGTCGAAGCCCCTGAGGAAAAAGTAGAAGAAAGCCTGCTCGAAGAAATTCATTCTGAGCAAACAGCAGAACCAAGTGAAACCATTCAGCCAGCAGAAGATGCTAATCCCATGGATGAGCTGAAGTCAATCTCTGCTCAAACTGTCGGCAGCAGCGAAGATTCTTTTGATAAACTCAAAACTCTTTCCAAAAAAATCATCGACGGCGAAGCTGTTGATATAGGCATCGACCTTAAAAGTGAGATTAGCGAACTCCTTAAGCTCATACTTGACACAAAACAGAGAGTTGATGAAATAGAACCAACGCTGGCAACATCCAAAGAACACCTCCCGAATGTTCTGAGCACCCTTGAGTCTGTCACAGAATCAACTGAGGATGCTACTTTCAGCCTGATGGAAAACGCTGATTCCCTTAATAATTTTTATCAGGAGTTTGTGGAAGAGATAAACGATCTTGAAGACCTGATTTACAAAAAAGATGTAAACAACATAGTCAGAAAAATCGAAAAACTTGAAAACAATATGGAAGAAGCCGACAAAACAGGCTTCAACATACTGCATGCACTCGAATTTCAGGACATCACCGAACAGAAAATACAAAAAGTAATCTCTTCAATAAGCGATATAGGGGCAAGGCTCGGTGCTATACTGGGATTCATAAAACTGAAACAGGTTCAGGATCCTACAGTGGCTGACGATGCCTCTCAGGATGACATAGACAAGCTACTTGCCGAATTCGGATTGGATTAA
- a CDS encoding YgiQ family radical SAM protein, protein MNNFLPTTKKEIASLGWDRPDIIIISGDTYLDSPYNGAALIGRLLQSEGYKTAIIAQPEMDTNDITRLGEPKLFWGVTAGCVDSMVANYTASKKPRRNDDFTPGGENSRRPDRALIAYTNLIRKHFKNTSPIVIAGIEASLRRLTHYDFWSDKLRRSVLFDSKADCLIYGMGEKAILELAKGTEYKDIKGLCYISSEVPTGYVELPPHDECVRDKDVFTKMFHTFYKNNDYITAEGLAQKQDTRFLVQNPPQEDPARVELNSYHELPYTYEIHPYYAAQGHVKAMDTIRNSVTTHRGCYGECNFCAIAVHQGTRIIERTEASVEKEVLRFIDKKGWNGIINDIGGPTANMYGMECRKKKDQGRCADKRCMYPSICPSLSVDHRFTNSLLSRIRKLDGIKRVFIASGIRYDLIMADKKFGPQYLENLVRFYVSGQLKIAPEHCDQEVLDMMGKPSEKVLKDFVNAYYNENKKQGKKQFLTYYMIAAHPGCEMHHMENLKRFASKELKINPEQVQIFTPLPSTYSALMYYTGKDPFTGRDVFVERDSTARKRQKDALVTSSDRRPGKATAAPKKSHRPKPKARPKTKCCAVRKKR, encoded by the coding sequence ATGAACAACTTTTTACCTACAACCAAAAAAGAGATTGCCAGCCTCGGGTGGGACAGACCGGATATTATAATTATCTCCGGCGATACTTATTTAGACAGCCCCTATAACGGCGCTGCCCTCATCGGGAGACTGCTTCAGTCTGAAGGTTACAAAACCGCCATAATTGCCCAGCCTGAAATGGACACTAACGATATAACAAGGCTAGGTGAGCCGAAACTATTCTGGGGCGTGACGGCCGGGTGCGTGGATTCCATGGTGGCAAACTACACCGCATCAAAAAAACCGCGCAGAAACGATGACTTTACCCCCGGCGGCGAAAACAGCAGACGCCCCGATAGAGCACTTATCGCCTATACTAACCTTATAAGAAAGCACTTTAAGAACACCTCTCCCATCGTAATCGCCGGTATAGAAGCATCCCTCCGAAGACTGACCCACTATGACTTCTGGTCGGATAAACTCCGCAGGTCTGTGCTTTTCGACTCCAAAGCCGACTGCCTCATATACGGTATGGGCGAAAAAGCGATTCTTGAACTCGCAAAAGGTACAGAATATAAAGACATAAAAGGACTCTGCTACATCAGCAGCGAGGTGCCGACAGGATATGTGGAGCTGCCGCCTCATGATGAATGTGTCAGAGACAAAGACGTTTTTACAAAGATGTTTCACACGTTTTACAAAAATAATGACTACATCACAGCGGAAGGTCTGGCACAAAAACAGGACACAAGATTTCTGGTACAGAACCCGCCGCAGGAAGACCCAGCAAGAGTTGAGCTTAACAGCTATCACGAACTGCCGTATACATACGAGATTCACCCTTATTATGCCGCTCAGGGGCACGTGAAAGCCATGGACACCATCCGCAATTCTGTTACAACCCATAGAGGATGCTACGGAGAATGTAACTTCTGCGCCATAGCTGTTCATCAGGGGACAAGAATTATTGAACGGACAGAGGCATCTGTTGAGAAAGAGGTTTTGCGCTTTATAGATAAAAAAGGGTGGAACGGCATCATCAACGACATAGGCGGCCCCACTGCAAACATGTACGGCATGGAGTGCAGAAAAAAGAAAGACCAGGGACGATGCGCAGACAAACGGTGCATGTATCCGTCAATCTGCCCTTCCCTCAGTGTCGACCATAGATTCACAAACTCACTGCTCTCCAGAATAAGAAAACTGGACGGGATAAAACGTGTCTTCATAGCTTCCGGCATCCGCTATGACCTTATCATGGCTGATAAAAAGTTCGGTCCCCAGTATCTGGAAAATCTTGTTCGTTTCTATGTCTCCGGTCAGCTCAAGATTGCACCGGAACACTGTGACCAAGAAGTGCTGGACATGATGGGTAAGCCATCGGAAAAAGTCCTGAAAGACTTTGTTAATGCGTATTATAACGAAAATAAAAAGCAGGGGAAAAAGCAGTTCCTTACATATTATATGATAGCAGCGCACCCCGGCTGCGAAATGCACCACATGGAAAACCTCAAAAGGTTCGCTTCAAAAGAGCTGAAGATAAACCCTGAACAGGTTCAGATATTTACCCCTCTCCCTTCAACATACTCGGCTCTCATGTACTATACCGGAAAAGACCCGTTCACAGGCAGAGATGTCTTTGTCGAACGTGACTCAACTGCACGCAAAAGACAGAAAGACGCACTCGTCACAAGCTCGGACAGACGCCCGGGGAAAGCAACGGCGGCTCCGAAAAAGAGCCACCGACCAAAACCCAAAGCACGCCCGAAGACAAAATGCTGTGCAGTCAGAAAGAAACGCTGA